In bacterium, the following proteins share a genomic window:
- a CDS encoding 6-bladed beta-propeller, which yields MLASLRLSPKVIVLFTAALLLAAAAGTALAAAEQVTVDGVLHVRNGAKPAGGVRTLTLKEIWRAGGEDDEESIFGLITRVVADAAGNVYLLDTQLHQVHVFDSKGAFTRTLSREGEGPGEVRYPVDMLFMPDGTLGLVQTFPGRIVCVDLNDTPAKTFVPGGDAPAEGGFLTLSDVQGRGGRLVLGGVESTINQTEGFQVRDNFIRSYAADGKPLVTYAHKSRKYEFSKLSIDEETEYFPQFRKWVLGNDGRVYVASQRNAYAIDVYAPDGKLERVIERQYVNWTRTPDEHALVESIMTAQLRNIPFPVEHSVSKTEETINGMMLGEDGNLWVLSSRGWHEQPAGILATYDVFSPAGEFLEQVRVACPGDSSKDALMEGGKGRFVVVKGFTDAMVTLQTQGAAGGTEEGEEPAPMEIICYGVK from the coding sequence ATGCTCGCAAGCTTACGTTTGTCCCCGAAGGTCATCGTGCTGTTCACCGCCGCCCTGCTCCTCGCCGCCGCGGCCGGGACGGCCCTCGCCGCCGCCGAACAGGTCACCGTCGACGGCGTGCTGCACGTGCGCAACGGCGCCAAGCCGGCGGGCGGGGTGCGGACCCTGACCCTGAAGGAGATCTGGCGCGCGGGCGGGGAGGACGACGAGGAGAGCATCTTCGGCCTGATCACCCGCGTCGTCGCCGACGCCGCCGGCAACGTCTACCTGCTGGACACGCAGCTCCACCAGGTCCACGTCTTCGACAGCAAGGGCGCGTTCACGCGCACCCTCAGCCGCGAGGGCGAGGGCCCCGGCGAGGTGCGCTACCCCGTCGACATGCTCTTCATGCCCGACGGCACGCTGGGCCTGGTGCAGACCTTCCCCGGCCGCATCGTCTGCGTCGACCTGAACGACACGCCGGCCAAGACCTTCGTGCCCGGCGGCGACGCCCCCGCCGAGGGCGGCTTCCTGACGCTGTCGGACGTGCAGGGCCGGGGCGGGCGCCTCGTGCTCGGCGGCGTCGAGAGCACGATCAACCAGACCGAAGGCTTCCAGGTCCGCGACAACTTCATCCGCAGCTACGCGGCCGACGGCAAGCCGCTGGTGACCTACGCGCACAAGTCGCGCAAGTACGAGTTCAGCAAGCTGTCCATCGACGAGGAGACCGAGTACTTCCCGCAGTTCCGCAAGTGGGTGCTCGGCAACGACGGCCGCGTCTACGTCGCCTCGCAGCGCAACGCCTACGCCATCGACGTCTACGCGCCCGACGGCAAGCTCGAGCGCGTGATCGAGCGGCAGTACGTGAACTGGACCCGCACGCCCGACGAGCACGCGCTGGTCGAGTCGATCATGACGGCCCAGCTGCGCAACATCCCGTTCCCCGTCGAGCACTCGGTCTCCAAGACCGAGGAGACCATCAACGGCATGATGCTGGGCGAGGACGGCAACCTGTGGGTCCTGAGCAGCCGCGGCTGGCACGAGCAGCCGGCCGGCATCCTGGCCACCTACGACGTCTTCTCCCCCGCGGGCGAGTTCCTGGAGCAGGTCCGCGTGGCCTGCCCCGGCGACAGCAGCAAGGACGCCCTGATGGAGGGCGGCAAGGGGCGCTTCGTGGTGGTCAAGGGCT